In Alkalihalobacterium alkalinitrilicum, a genomic segment contains:
- the flhA gene encoding flagellar biosynthesis protein FlhA, protein MSIKDLSVLLGVILIIIMLIIPLPPAMLDVLIICNISLALVIILVAMNTREPLQFSIFPTLLLLVTLFRLGLNVSTTRSILGNAEAGNVIETFGSFVVGGNALVGFVVFLILIIIQFLVITKGAERVSEVGARFTLDAMPGKQMSIDADLNAGMISDIEAKERRQKIEQEADFYGSMDGASKFVKGDAIAGIVIVIINLIFGLVIGMTQLGMGIGEAANTFTLLTVGDGLVSQIPALLISTATGIVVTRATSEGNLGHDITKQLLAYPMMLYVAGGTIFLLGVITPITPYVTFPIAGLLVYGGWYLSRAQKKSLEEEASKTDETEDTNEDLKSPESVVNLLQIDPIEFEFGYGLIPLADANQGGDLLDRVVMIRRQLALEFGMIVPVIRIRDNIQLQPNEYVIKIKGNEIAKGDLLLDHYMAMSPGIDDESIVGIDTIEPAFGLPALWIGEDMKEQAELSGYTVVDPPSVVSTHLTEVIKRHAHELIGRQETKQLVDHLKEAYPTLVEDVTPNPLTIGEIQKVLAKLLRENVSIRNLPIIFEVLADYGPMSKDMDLITEYVRQGLSRQISKQYSIPGEPLYVVTLSGSVEKRIAEAVQQTEHGNFLSIDPNQSQQIVEMASQEADRLSQMGQVPIILCSPAVRMYVRQLLERYMPSVPVLSYNELEPDVEVQSVGVVNVD, encoded by the coding sequence TTGTCCATTAAAGATTTATCTGTATTACTAGGCGTAATCTTAATCATTATTATGTTGATCATTCCTTTACCGCCTGCAATGCTGGATGTTCTCATTATTTGTAATATCTCTCTTGCTCTTGTAATTATATTAGTAGCAATGAATACGCGGGAACCACTTCAATTTTCCATTTTCCCGACCCTTTTGCTACTTGTTACCCTGTTTAGACTGGGACTTAATGTTTCAACAACACGTTCAATTCTTGGAAACGCAGAAGCTGGGAATGTGATTGAAACGTTTGGGTCGTTTGTTGTTGGTGGAAATGCGCTCGTTGGTTTTGTCGTTTTCCTTATCTTAATTATCATTCAGTTTCTAGTCATTACAAAAGGAGCTGAGCGTGTATCTGAAGTAGGTGCACGTTTTACATTAGATGCAATGCCAGGGAAACAGATGAGTATTGATGCTGATTTAAATGCAGGAATGATTTCAGATATAGAAGCGAAAGAGCGTCGACAAAAGATCGAACAAGAAGCAGATTTTTACGGTTCGATGGATGGTGCGAGTAAGTTTGTTAAAGGTGACGCTATTGCGGGTATTGTTATTGTAATTATTAACCTTATATTTGGTTTAGTCATTGGAATGACGCAACTTGGGATGGGAATTGGGGAAGCTGCCAATACGTTCACATTGCTTACGGTTGGAGATGGACTAGTCAGCCAAATTCCTGCGTTATTAATTTCAACGGCAACGGGCATCGTTGTTACTCGTGCTACTTCTGAAGGGAATTTAGGGCATGATATTACCAAACAGTTGTTAGCTTATCCAATGATGCTCTATGTAGCAGGTGGAACGATCTTTTTATTAGGGGTCATTACACCGATTACACCGTACGTGACTTTTCCGATTGCAGGACTTCTTGTATATGGTGGATGGTATTTATCGAGAGCACAAAAGAAATCACTCGAAGAAGAGGCATCTAAAACGGATGAAACAGAAGATACAAATGAAGATTTGAAGTCGCCAGAAAGTGTTGTTAATTTATTACAAATTGACCCGATTGAATTTGAGTTTGGGTATGGGCTTATTCCGTTAGCAGATGCAAATCAAGGTGGAGATTTACTAGACCGTGTCGTGATGATCAGACGTCAACTTGCTTTGGAGTTTGGTATGATCGTTCCTGTTATTCGAATAAGAGACAATATACAATTACAACCGAATGAATATGTCATCAAAATTAAAGGCAATGAAATTGCCAAAGGTGACCTGCTTTTAGATCATTATATGGCGATGAGTCCAGGTATTGATGATGAGTCAATCGTCGGTATTGACACGATTGAACCTGCATTTGGATTACCTGCATTATGGATTGGGGAAGATATGAAAGAACAAGCTGAGTTGTCAGGTTATACCGTTGTCGATCCTCCATCTGTTGTTTCTACTCATTTAACAGAGGTTATTAAACGTCATGCACACGAGTTAATCGGAAGACAAGAAACAAAGCAACTCGTGGATCATTTAAAAGAAGCATACCCTACTCTTGTAGAGGATGTGACACCAAATCCATTGACCATCGGTGAAATACAAAAAGTACTTGCTAAATTATTACGTGAAAATGTCTCTATACGAAACTTACCGATTATATTTGAAGTGTTAGCAGACTATGGACCAATGTCAAAAGATATGGACCTTATTACGGAATATGTTCGACAAGGGTTATCAAGACAAATTTCAAAGCAATACTCTATACCAGGAGAGCCTCTTTATGTTGTAACGTTAAGTGGTTCTGTAGAAAAACGAATTGCAGAAGCGGTACAGCAAACAGAACATGGAAACTTTCTATCAATCGATCCAAATCAATCACAACAAATAGTTGAAATGGCATCACAGGAAGCGGATCGTCTATCGCAAATGGGGCAAGTTCCAATTATACTATGCTCTCCTGCTGTAAGGATGTACGTTCGTCAATTATTAGAACGATATATGCCGAGTGTACCTGTATTATCATATAACGAGTTAGAACCAGATGTTGAGGTACAAAGTGTTGGGGTGGTGAATGTAGATTGA
- the flhB gene encoding flagellar biosynthesis protein FlhB: protein MPYIQLDLQYFAQEKTEKATPKKRQDTRKKGQVPKSTDVNTAIILLLVFLFLWFIGHIVGDYLLAMLKHTFQNYMLLDLTELTLQMVLNEVTYTSAIVVLPIMLVALIAGVFSSYLQVGPLFSTEAIQPKLSKLDPIKGFKRIFSVRAIVELLKSLLKISFVGTVVFMVLWLSLDSVMILSQKAVADGFYQIAQLTVIMGIIVAILLLILSIPDYLYQKYDHEKQIKMSKQDIKDEHKNMEGDPKVKSKRKQKQMEMAMSRMMQEVPKADVVITNPTHYAVVLKYDGVKMDAPVVTAKGVDYVAFKIRSIAKNHDVTIVENKPLARALYAQANIGNPVPEDLFMAVAEVLAYVYRLKKQEV, encoded by the coding sequence GTGCCTTACATCCAATTAGATCTACAATATTTCGCCCAAGAAAAAACGGAAAAAGCGACACCGAAGAAACGTCAAGACACTCGAAAAAAAGGTCAAGTTCCTAAAAGTACTGACGTAAATACAGCTATTATTTTATTACTTGTTTTTTTATTTCTTTGGTTCATCGGCCATATCGTCGGTGATTATTTGTTAGCGATGTTGAAACATACGTTTCAGAACTACATGTTATTAGATTTAACAGAACTGACACTACAAATGGTTCTAAATGAAGTAACGTATACATCAGCCATAGTGGTATTACCAATCATGCTTGTCGCTTTAATAGCAGGTGTGTTTAGTAGTTATTTGCAAGTTGGTCCGCTATTTTCAACAGAAGCCATCCAACCAAAACTATCAAAATTAGATCCAATCAAAGGTTTCAAAAGAATTTTTTCTGTTAGAGCTATCGTCGAATTATTAAAATCACTTTTGAAAATTTCGTTTGTCGGCACTGTTGTTTTTATGGTTTTATGGCTGAGTCTTGACTCGGTTATGATCTTATCCCAAAAGGCAGTTGCTGACGGGTTTTATCAAATTGCACAATTAACAGTCATTATGGGAATTATTGTTGCGATATTGTTACTAATTTTATCCATTCCTGATTATTTATATCAAAAATACGACCATGAAAAGCAAATTAAAATGTCAAAACAAGACATTAAAGATGAGCATAAAAACATGGAGGGTGACCCAAAAGTTAAATCAAAACGAAAACAAAAGCAAATGGAAATGGCGATGTCTCGGATGATGCAAGAAGTTCCAAAAGCAGACGTTGTCATTACGAACCCAACTCACTATGCCGTAGTCTTAAAATACGACGGAGTAAAGATGGATGCTCCAGTTGTTACTGCAAAAGGAGTCGATTATGTTGCTTTTAAAATTCGTTCCATTGCGAAAAATCACGATGTTACAATCGTTGAAAATAAACCTTTAGCTCGGGCTTTGTATGCACAAGCTAATATTGGCAATCCAGTCCCAGAGGATTTGTTTATGGCTGTTGCTGAGGTCCTTGCTTATGTGTATCGTCTAAAAAAGCAAGAAGTTTAG
- the flhF gene encoding flagellar biosynthesis protein FlhF has product MKVKKIIAQSMPEAMKKIREELGHDAVILNSREIVTGGFLGFFTKKNIEVIAAVDQTPTIKRPNPKKQQINKEGRHEPSGVLRQNRVKVPEPNQDHLMKEIKHLKTLISSLTSKPSETQQDYPEPFQSIHDLLEDQEVGKSLRLKTMKHLLKKWYERETETPTKEEVHAWLRDYLLSSFSDLHMGGISFTKRFVNIVGPTGVGKTTTIAKIAAHSVLKKHKKVALITTDTYRIAAVEQLKTYAKILNIPLEVAYSIEDFKKAKNLFANYDLVLVDSAGRNFRNPLYVEELQKVMDFTDEVETYLVLALTSKYRDMEAIYEQFSLIHIDKVIFTKKDETSYYGTMLTFVEKYKIGVAYITLGQNVPDDIVEGSATEIVNSIVEVKNDE; this is encoded by the coding sequence TTGAAAGTAAAAAAAATTATAGCTCAGTCGATGCCAGAAGCGATGAAAAAAATACGGGAAGAGTTGGGTCATGATGCAGTCATTTTAAATTCAAGAGAAATTGTAACAGGTGGATTTCTAGGCTTTTTTACTAAGAAGAATATTGAAGTTATTGCAGCCGTTGACCAGACACCCACGATTAAACGACCAAACCCCAAAAAACAACAGATCAACAAGGAAGGGCGCCATGAACCATCAGGCGTCCTTCGGCAAAATAGAGTGAAAGTTCCTGAACCAAATCAAGATCACTTGATGAAAGAAATCAAACATCTTAAAACATTAATTTCTTCGTTAACGAGCAAACCATCAGAAACACAACAAGATTATCCTGAACCTTTTCAGTCTATACATGATTTGCTAGAAGACCAAGAGGTAGGTAAATCACTTCGATTAAAAACGATGAAGCATTTATTAAAAAAATGGTACGAAAGAGAAACTGAAACACCAACAAAAGAAGAAGTGCATGCATGGTTAAGAGATTATTTACTATCTTCATTTAGTGACCTACATATGGGTGGGATTTCATTTACTAAGCGTTTTGTTAATATTGTTGGACCAACAGGTGTTGGGAAAACGACGACGATCGCAAAAATTGCTGCGCATAGTGTTTTAAAAAAGCATAAAAAAGTGGCGCTTATTACGACGGATACATATCGGATCGCAGCCGTTGAACAATTAAAAACATATGCCAAAATTTTAAATATTCCGCTTGAAGTTGCTTATTCAATCGAAGATTTTAAAAAGGCAAAAAATCTATTTGCTAATTATGACCTCGTGCTAGTCGATAGTGCAGGACGTAATTTTAGAAATCCGCTGTATGTAGAGGAACTACAAAAAGTAATGGACTTCACGGATGAAGTTGAAACGTATTTGGTTCTTGCCCTTACGTCCAAATACCGAGATATGGAAGCGATTTATGAACAGTTTTCGCTGATTCATATTGATAAAGTAATTTTTACGAAAAAAGATGAAACCTCATATTACGGAACAATGCTAACATTTGTTGAAAAATATAAAATTGGAGTTGCTTATATTACACTCGGTCAAAATGTCCCAGATGACATCGTAGAAGGTAGTGCAACAGAAATTGTAAATTCTATAGTTGAGGTAAAAAATGATGAATGA
- a CDS encoding response regulator — MSGKILIVDDAAFMRMMIKDILSKNGFEVVGEATDGAQAVEKYKELSPDLVTMDITMPEMDGITSLKEIKKIDPNAKVIMCSAMGQQAMVIDAIQAGAKDFIVKPFQADRVLEAIKKTLG, encoded by the coding sequence ATGTCAGGAAAAATTCTAATTGTAGATGATGCAGCGTTTATGAGAATGATGATTAAAGATATATTATCTAAAAATGGTTTTGAAGTTGTGGGTGAAGCAACGGATGGTGCTCAAGCAGTTGAAAAATATAAAGAACTGTCACCTGACTTAGTGACGATGGATATTACAATGCCAGAAATGGATGGTATTACTTCTTTGAAAGAAATTAAGAAAATTGATCCTAATGCAAAAGTAATTATGTGTTCAGCAATGGGACAACAGGCGATGGTCATTGATGCGATCCAAGCAGGGGCAAAAGATTTTATTGTGAAGCCATTTCAAGCTGATCGTGTGTTAGAGGCAATTAAAAAGACATTAGGGTAA
- the fliP gene encoding flagellar type III secretion system pore protein FliP (The bacterial flagellar biogenesis protein FliP forms a type III secretion system (T3SS)-type pore required for flagellar assembly.) has translation MTEFLPTFNDDLSTTIQILILLTVLSLAPSILILMTCFTRIIIVLSFVRTGLATQQMPPNQVLIALALFITFFIMAPVFSEVNEQALSPLLAGEIEQDEAFDRAVLPMKEFMAKHTREKDLALFMGYAGMDRPQTLDDIPLTALVPAFAISEIKTAFQIGFFIFVPFLVIDMIVASVLMAMGMMMLPPVMIALPFKILLFVMVDGWYLVVQSLLLSYS, from the coding sequence ATGACAGAATTCTTGCCAACATTTAATGATGATTTATCTACTACAATACAAATTTTAATATTATTAACAGTACTATCATTAGCACCAAGTATTCTTATTCTAATGACTTGTTTTACGAGAATCATAATTGTCCTATCGTTTGTTAGAACAGGACTTGCAACACAACAAATGCCACCTAACCAGGTGTTAATTGCTCTAGCATTATTTATCACTTTTTTTATCATGGCTCCTGTATTTTCAGAAGTAAATGAACAAGCACTATCGCCATTATTAGCTGGTGAAATTGAACAAGATGAGGCCTTTGATCGTGCGGTTTTACCAATGAAAGAGTTTATGGCCAAGCATACGAGAGAAAAAGACTTGGCACTATTTATGGGGTATGCAGGCATGGATAGACCACAAACATTGGATGATATACCATTAACAGCTTTAGTTCCTGCTTTTGCGATAAGTGAAATCAAAACGGCGTTTCAAATCGGCTTTTTTATTTTTGTACCGTTTCTTGTTATCGATATGATTGTGGCGAGTGTATTGATGGCCATGGGGATGATGATGTTACCTCCAGTCATGATCGCGCTACCGTTTAAGATATTACTTTTCGTTATGGTTGACGGTTGGTATTTAGTAGTTCAATCATTATTGCTTAGTTATAGTTAG
- the fliL gene encoding flagellar basal body-associated protein FliL, whose amino-acid sequence MFKNKLVNIMIILLVSLTLIGVVTLVLINYLSTEDNEFAEPTIDEIIANSYDTPEMTTMLLSNEFAKVQFKIHVDNRKALAEISKRDFQIENIIVHELAGMKSTELSGSEGLSKLESQIKFKINELMTEGTVVDIYTRRFIIQ is encoded by the coding sequence TTGTTTAAAAATAAATTAGTCAATATCATGATTATTCTCCTCGTATCGCTTACATTAATTGGAGTTGTTACGTTAGTACTTATTAATTATTTATCAACTGAAGATAATGAGTTTGCGGAACCGACAATTGATGAGATCATTGCAAATTCATATGATACACCTGAAATGACAACGATGTTATTAAGTAATGAATTTGCGAAGGTGCAATTCAAAATTCACGTCGATAACCGGAAAGCCTTAGCGGAAATTTCAAAACGAGATTTTCAAATTGAAAATATTATTGTACATGAATTAGCTGGAATGAAATCCACTGAACTTTCAGGATCAGAAGGATTATCGAAATTAGAGAGCCAGATTAAATTTAAAATCAATGAATTAATGACAGAAGGAACTGTCGTTGATATTTATACACGACGATTCATTATCCAATAA
- the fliY gene encoding flagellar motor switch phosphatase FliY: protein MNDDMLSQEEINELLKGVGIEEDDEPTSEEEEMNSSDTLRIEDYLSPFEQDALGEIGNISFGSAATALSTLLNQKVEITTPQVTVINRSSLDKEFPQPHVAVSVQYTEGFEGMNLLVIKSTDAAIIADLMLGGDGLSASTDLSEMQISAVQEAMNQMMGSASTSMSTIFNKRVDISPPGIELMNVPEEKGIESIPTDEILVKISFRLKIGNLVDSSIMQLLTVSFAKQLVDELMNPPVPEPVQVELEQQQVTQSAHEPAVQEPVQPMPQQQPATVQHKQPISQTMDNQPVAPYEQPQYEQRGQQYLGTQFQQRQVDVQPAAFSTFEPPSLSQNEVSNLNMLLDIPLHVTVELGRTKRSIKEILEFGQGSIIELDKLAGEPVDILVNQKLIAKGEVVVIDENFGVRVTDIVSQQERIKNLR from the coding sequence ATGAATGACGATATGCTTTCCCAAGAAGAGATTAACGAACTCTTAAAGGGAGTTGGAATCGAAGAAGATGATGAGCCAACCTCAGAAGAAGAGGAAATGAATAGTTCGGATACATTAAGAATTGAGGATTACTTATCTCCTTTTGAACAAGATGCATTAGGTGAAATTGGAAATATTTCGTTTGGAAGTGCAGCTACAGCATTATCTACCTTACTTAATCAAAAAGTTGAGATAACAACACCGCAAGTAACAGTAATAAACCGAAGTTCATTAGATAAAGAGTTTCCACAACCTCACGTAGCGGTATCTGTTCAATATACTGAAGGTTTTGAAGGGATGAACTTGCTTGTCATTAAATCAACAGATGCAGCCATTATTGCAGATCTTATGTTAGGTGGGGATGGTTTAAGCGCATCAACGGATTTAAGTGAAATGCAAATTAGTGCAGTCCAGGAAGCGATGAACCAGATGATGGGGTCCGCTTCTACTTCTATGTCGACGATTTTTAATAAAAGAGTAGATATTTCTCCTCCAGGAATTGAGTTAATGAATGTTCCTGAAGAAAAAGGAATCGAAAGTATCCCAACAGATGAAATCTTGGTTAAAATTTCGTTTAGATTAAAAATTGGTAATTTAGTTGATTCATCGATTATGCAACTTTTAACAGTATCATTTGCAAAGCAGCTTGTTGATGAACTTATGAATCCGCCAGTACCTGAGCCTGTTCAAGTGGAATTAGAACAGCAACAAGTAACACAATCTGCTCATGAGCCAGCTGTTCAAGAACCTGTACAGCCAATGCCACAGCAACAACCTGCAACAGTACAACACAAGCAGCCGATTTCTCAGACGATGGATAACCAACCTGTTGCGCCGTATGAACAACCACAATATGAGCAACGCGGACAACAATATTTGGGAACACAATTTCAACAACGACAAGTTGATGTACAACCTGCTGCGTTCTCGACTTTTGAACCACCTTCACTTTCGCAAAATGAGGTCAGCAATTTAAATATGCTACTAGATATTCCTTTACATGTGACTGTCGAGCTTGGTCGAACGAAACGTTCGATAAAGGAAATTTTAGAATTTGGCCAAGGCTCTATCATTGAATTAGATAAATTGGCTGGAGAACCTGTTGATATTTTAGTAAATCAAAAATTAATAGCAAAAGGTGAAGTAGTTGTTATTGACGAAAACTTTGGGGTACGTGTAACGGATATTGTTAGTCAACAAGAAAGAATTAAAAACCTCCGCTAA
- the fliR gene encoding flagellar biosynthetic protein FliR: MLEWINFLPAFLLIFIRVLAFFTVMPIFSYRTIPNTFKVGLAVYLAWIMFFTLDAPELPMDETYFLLIIKEVMVGLLVGLVAMILLYAIQVAGAFIDIKMGFMIANVVDPGTGAQSPLIGGYLYTFALLLLLVSDAHHLLIDGVFYSYQFIPLEQPFLPLGNENVIEFIFLTFNKMFIIAFQMAFPIVGSLFLVDVALGMISRAVPQMNVFVVGMPLKILVGLPLLMLFLGVFYMIVQQLFETIVLTMRTLMQLLGGG, encoded by the coding sequence ATGTTAGAATGGATTAACTTTTTGCCTGCTTTCTTATTAATTTTTATTAGAGTGCTGGCTTTTTTTACAGTCATGCCTATCTTCTCTTATCGAACGATACCAAATACGTTTAAAGTTGGACTTGCTGTCTATTTAGCCTGGATTATGTTCTTTACGCTTGATGCACCAGAACTACCGATGGATGAAACATATTTTCTTCTAATTATAAAAGAAGTTATGGTTGGGTTACTCGTCGGATTAGTTGCTATGATTCTTTTATATGCCATTCAAGTTGCGGGTGCATTTATTGATATAAAGATGGGCTTTATGATTGCTAACGTTGTAGACCCTGGAACGGGTGCTCAATCTCCTTTAATTGGAGGGTATTTATATACGTTTGCTCTTTTATTACTTCTTGTCAGTGACGCCCATCATTTGTTAATTGATGGTGTTTTCTATAGTTATCAGTTTATTCCGTTAGAGCAACCATTTTTACCACTTGGAAACGAAAATGTAATTGAGTTTATCTTTTTAACTTTCAATAAAATGTTTATTATCGCTTTCCAAATGGCATTTCCAATTGTAGGATCATTATTTTTGGTCGATGTGGCTCTTGGAATGATTTCGCGTGCGGTTCCGCAAATGAATGTATTTGTCGTTGGGATGCCTTTAAAAATTCTTGTTGGTCTGCCATTATTAATGTTATTTTTAGGGGTATTTTATATGATTGTTCAACAGCTGTTTGAAACAATTGTTCTAACGATGAGAACGCTCATGCAATTACTAGGGGGGGGCTAG
- the fliQ gene encoding flagellar biosynthesis protein FliQ, with product MSAEQVISLAENGVWTVLMVAGPLLLIALSLGLLVSIFQATTQIQEQTLAFIPKIVGVFVGLVFFGPWMLSQLINFTYHIFNNLHRVVG from the coding sequence TTGAGTGCTGAACAAGTCATTTCTCTAGCTGAAAATGGAGTATGGACCGTTCTAATGGTTGCTGGTCCGTTATTATTAATTGCATTATCTTTAGGGTTACTCGTCAGTATTTTTCAGGCGACAACCCAGATTCAAGAACAAACGTTAGCATTTATTCCAAAGATTGTCGGGGTATTCGTCGGATTAGTATTTTTTGGTCCGTGGATGTTGTCTCAATTAATTAATTTTACGTACCATATTTTTAATAACTTACACCGGGTTGTTGGGTAA
- a CDS encoding flagellar FlbD family protein: MIKLTRLNNSTFLLNVLLIEQVEAFPDTTITLVNGKKIVVRESINDVMLMTNELYRTIGLASIYSNKDSEGS; this comes from the coding sequence ATGATTAAGTTAACAAGATTAAATAATAGTACGTTCTTATTAAATGTGTTACTAATTGAACAAGTTGAGGCTTTTCCTGATACAACTATTACCCTTGTCAATGGAAAAAAGATAGTAGTGCGTGAGTCCATTAACGATGTTATGCTTATGACTAATGAACTATATCGAACGATCGGTCTTGCTTCAATTTATAGTAACAAAGATTCGGAGGGTTCTTGA
- the fliM gene encoding flagellar motor switch protein FliM, whose amino-acid sequence MADILSQGEIDALLSALSTGEMDAEELKKEETEKKVKVYDFKRALRFSKDQIRSLTRIHENFARLLTTFFSAQLRTFVQISVASVDQLPYEEFIRSIPKMTILNVFEPYPLDGRFLMEVNPNIAYSMLDRLLGGKGVAVNKIDNLTEIETRIMSQLFLRTLESFTEAWSSVVELDPVMEDLEVNPQFLQMVSPNETVVVISLSTTIGETSGMINLCLPHVTLEEILPKLSVHYWMQTKKKQRQPGEVESLEASVRKAPLLIQAELGRSEITIEEFLQLSKGDVIELDQSINHSLLVAVGGEPKYKAQPGKSKNKLAIQITEVMEEAMEDE is encoded by the coding sequence TTGGCTGACATTTTGTCACAAGGTGAGATTGATGCGTTACTATCCGCTCTATCAACTGGGGAAATGGATGCTGAGGAACTGAAAAAAGAAGAAACAGAAAAAAAGGTGAAGGTTTACGATTTTAAAAGAGCTTTACGTTTTTCGAAAGATCAAATTAGAAGTTTGACGAGAATTCATGAAAATTTTGCCAGACTATTAACTACTTTTTTTTCTGCTCAACTAAGGACATTTGTCCAAATTTCAGTTGCTTCAGTTGACCAATTACCTTATGAAGAGTTTATACGTTCTATACCGAAAATGACGATACTAAATGTCTTTGAACCCTATCCTTTAGATGGTCGATTTTTAATGGAGGTCAACCCGAATATCGCTTATTCGATGTTAGATCGCCTGCTCGGCGGAAAAGGAGTTGCGGTTAATAAAATTGACAACTTAACAGAGATTGAAACTAGAATTATGTCACAGCTATTTTTACGAACATTAGAAAGTTTTACAGAAGCTTGGAGTTCCGTAGTGGAATTAGATCCAGTGATGGAAGATTTAGAAGTAAATCCACAATTTTTACAAATGGTTTCTCCTAATGAAACTGTTGTTGTCATCTCACTTTCAACCACAATTGGGGAAACTTCAGGGATGATTAACTTATGTTTACCTCATGTTACGTTAGAAGAAATTCTTCCGAAGTTGTCTGTTCATTACTGGATGCAAACGAAGAAAAAACAACGACAACCTGGTGAAGTGGAATCTTTAGAAGCATCGGTTCGAAAAGCGCCATTACTTATTCAAGCAGAACTTGGACGATCAGAAATTACGATTGAAGAATTTTTACAACTTAGTAAAGGTGATGTGATTGAGTTAGATCAAAGTATAAATCATTCTCTGTTAGTGGCTGTAGGTGGGGAGCCTAAATATAAAGCTCAACCAGGAAAGTCCAAAAATAAATTGGCAATCCAAATAACAGAGGTTATGGAGGAGGCAATGGAAGATGAATGA
- a CDS encoding flagellar biosynthetic protein FliO: MYRNYIYFLCGLLVVLILNFTEPVFAEETGTGSVFDSLPAHDEVISEEVEVAPIETEPVPTENAPFADTADTPFESGTSFFMLFLQMIAALVVVIALIYIMLRFVSKRTRSFRDHQTMQSIGGVPLGTNRSLQMIKLGDRILVVGVGESIQLIKEIEDKDEIKKILAQPEFEFDRIEQPLNRASTWINQILLKKGQNDTNNKLDFSELLNKQLKDVSKSQKQIHEAMKEHKK, from the coding sequence TTGTACCGTAACTATATATATTTTCTATGTGGTTTACTAGTTGTTTTGATACTTAATTTCACTGAGCCAGTTTTTGCCGAGGAAACTGGAACTGGCTCGGTATTTGACTCTTTACCAGCCCATGATGAAGTAATCAGTGAAGAAGTTGAGGTAGCACCAATAGAAACAGAACCTGTTCCAACGGAAAATGCACCATTTGCTGATACTGCAGATACGCCATTTGAAAGTGGGACAAGTTTCTTTATGTTATTCTTGCAAATGATTGCGGCTTTAGTTGTAGTCATTGCATTAATCTATATAATGCTTCGTTTTGTTAGTAAACGAACACGTTCTTTCAGGGACCACCAAACAATGCAGAGTATTGGTGGTGTTCCACTAGGAACAAACCGTTCTTTACAAATGATTAAACTAGGAGATCGGATTCTCGTGGTTGGAGTTGGTGAATCGATTCAACTTATTAAGGAAATTGAAGACAAAGATGAAATTAAAAAAATATTGGCCCAACCAGAATTTGAGTTTGATCGAATTGAACAACCATTAAATAGAGCATCTACGTGGATTAATCAAATACTGTTAAAAAAGGGTCAAAATGATACGAATAATAAGCTCGATTTTAGTGAGCTATTAAATAAACAGTTAAAAGATGTTTCTAAGTCGCAAAAACAAATCCACGAGGCGATGAAGGAGCATAAGAAATGA